One part of the Sorangiineae bacterium MSr11954 genome encodes these proteins:
- a CDS encoding YciI family protein, translating to MHFVLFYDVVDDYVTKRAPYREAHLALVRAAYGRGELVLAGALTDPADGALLVFRGASPEAAESFAKLDPYVTNGVVRAWRVRQWNTVIGDGIP from the coding sequence ATGCACTTCGTTCTGTTCTACGACGTCGTGGACGATTACGTGACGAAACGAGCACCGTACCGGGAGGCGCACCTCGCCTTGGTTCGTGCGGCGTACGGGCGGGGTGAGCTGGTCCTCGCGGGTGCGCTGACCGATCCGGCCGACGGTGCGTTGCTCGTCTTTCGCGGAGCCTCGCCGGAGGCCGCCGAGTCGTTCGCCAAACTCGACCCGTATGTGACGAACGGCGTCGTGCGCGCGTGGCGCGTGCGGCAATGGAACACCGTCATCGGTGACGGCATCCCGTGA
- a CDS encoding aminotransferase class V-fold PLP-dependent enzyme, whose amino-acid sequence MIIDFVGGRREFPTLLERTYFASQCLGAFPRAMLEDVRAYERSLALRARVLSEWVARFEEMHTLGERLVEAPAGSIFLRDSATAAQASIAAAIEPEPGRKRVLVASGDFHSSRYLWHAQAKRGFEVVEVASNDEAHGESQPFLDAIDERVRVVALSLVSPRTGALLDARPIVDAAHRAGALVVLDVFQAVGIVPVRVEELGADVLVGGYYKWVGGGGTGLAFGYVAPALSAKLEPIYPGWLAHRDLLGFSERFEAAKAATKFQQGMPAMEPIYTSRAGIRWVLEAGIDRIRARSLALTERMIHRAVARGLSLRTPREPEKRGGMVCFRVPDADAERIMGALEQQGIDIDHRPGAGLRVGPHVCATEEECDRVVDALAEHRS is encoded by the coding sequence GTGATCATCGATTTCGTGGGCGGGCGCCGCGAGTTCCCGACCTTGCTCGAGCGAACGTATTTTGCATCGCAGTGTCTGGGCGCCTTTCCGCGGGCGATGCTCGAGGACGTGCGCGCCTACGAGCGAAGCTTGGCGCTGCGCGCGCGTGTGCTCTCGGAGTGGGTGGCGCGCTTCGAGGAGATGCACACCCTCGGCGAACGCCTGGTGGAGGCGCCGGCCGGCTCGATTTTTTTGCGCGACAGCGCGACGGCTGCCCAGGCAAGCATCGCCGCGGCCATCGAGCCCGAGCCCGGACGAAAACGCGTCCTGGTGGCCTCGGGCGATTTTCACTCGAGCCGGTATTTGTGGCACGCCCAGGCGAAGCGGGGCTTCGAGGTCGTCGAGGTCGCGTCCAATGACGAGGCGCATGGAGAGTCGCAGCCATTCCTCGACGCCATCGACGAGCGGGTCCGGGTGGTGGCGCTCTCGCTGGTGTCGCCGCGAACGGGCGCGTTGCTCGATGCGCGGCCCATCGTCGACGCGGCGCATCGCGCGGGGGCCTTGGTGGTGCTCGATGTCTTCCAGGCGGTGGGCATCGTGCCCGTGCGGGTCGAGGAGCTCGGCGCCGATGTCCTCGTCGGCGGCTACTACAAATGGGTCGGCGGCGGTGGAACGGGCCTGGCGTTTGGATATGTCGCACCCGCGCTGTCGGCCAAGCTCGAGCCGATTTACCCGGGGTGGCTCGCGCACCGCGACTTGCTCGGCTTCTCCGAGCGCTTCGAGGCCGCAAAGGCGGCCACGAAATTCCAGCAGGGGATGCCCGCGATGGAGCCCATTTATACGTCGCGCGCTGGGATTCGTTGGGTGCTGGAGGCGGGTATCGACCGCATTCGTGCGAGGAGCCTCGCGCTCACGGAGCGAATGATTCATCGCGCCGTCGCGCGCGGTTTATCCCTTCGCACCCCCCGCGAGCCGGAGAAGCGCGGCGGCATGGTGTGCTTTCGAGTTCCAGACGCGGATGCCGAGCGCATCATGGGCGCGCTCGAGCAGCAGGGCATCGACATCGACCATCGCCCCGGCGCGGGGCTTCGCGTCGGGCCCCATGTGTGCGCGACCGAGGAGGAGTGCGATCGGGTCGTCGATGCGCTCGCGGAGCACCGATCATGA
- a CDS encoding iron-containing redox enzyme family protein, translated as MELRSYHAFGSEQFARVWQAVHRRGLPDAARRVFAHFIAEDVEITSWPSFIGDDHTPYEFSLLLGGTEPEVRLMAEILPCRNNIELVDTITSGRKVLSNLAKDFDIELSRFDAISDLFLPDDARGAFALWLAATFDPAGTPHFKLYFNPCIQGAERSPQLVEEMFRRLGFPGAWDSVCRARWDDLRFVSLDLNRSESARIKVYSFYHHATVDDLVRAAKVAPGADLHRVAAFCRTIAGGDNLAGARAPAACFAFAGGEALPRTVTIHVPVRVLVKNDAEAHPRVLRAIAETGIDADPYERALHALSEGPLEASRGRIAWAGIRTGGASPRINVYLAPRIVADYGPASKAGHSSGRIELTPEAIVRRSEQEPITAHPLLQRIAHEPLDMDLLTLVMYNVGEAIPRDFARRLASITARVEEDAIRSVLAKQLNDEMGNGDPKRAHKLLFEEFLIGLAPWVRNGTPDWHGPDARWLEPGRVLGKVQEELFVRRDPYEGLGAALVMEVYGKHFDTFINAQLRRKRESLSKSVLEWLNLHEELEVEHVDESYVLARQIPNGPKSRSAVRGAEEAARAAWAFLDAVQRIA; from the coding sequence GTGGAGTTGCGATCATATCATGCGTTCGGTAGCGAGCAGTTTGCGCGCGTTTGGCAGGCCGTCCACCGACGTGGGCTTCCAGATGCCGCGCGCCGCGTTTTCGCCCACTTTATAGCGGAAGATGTAGAGATAACATCGTGGCCATCATTCATTGGCGACGATCACACCCCGTACGAATTTTCTCTTCTACTTGGAGGTACGGAGCCCGAAGTTCGTTTAATGGCGGAGATATTGCCATGTCGAAATAACATCGAACTAGTGGACACGATTACGTCCGGACGCAAAGTCCTCTCGAATCTTGCGAAGGATTTCGACATCGAACTTTCTCGCTTCGACGCGATTTCGGATCTGTTCCTTCCCGATGATGCACGTGGCGCGTTTGCGCTATGGCTGGCCGCCACCTTCGATCCGGCGGGCACACCGCATTTCAAGCTTTATTTCAATCCGTGCATTCAAGGCGCGGAGCGTTCTCCACAGCTCGTGGAGGAGATGTTCCGCCGCCTTGGATTCCCCGGTGCATGGGACTCCGTGTGCCGCGCGCGCTGGGACGATTTGCGTTTCGTTTCGCTCGACTTGAATCGATCGGAGTCGGCGCGCATCAAAGTCTACAGCTTTTACCACCATGCCACCGTCGACGATCTGGTGCGCGCCGCCAAGGTGGCGCCTGGCGCCGATTTGCATCGCGTCGCCGCGTTTTGCCGCACCATCGCCGGGGGCGACAATTTGGCGGGGGCGCGCGCGCCCGCGGCGTGCTTCGCTTTCGCGGGTGGTGAAGCGTTACCGAGGACCGTCACCATCCACGTTCCCGTGCGCGTTCTGGTGAAGAACGACGCCGAGGCGCACCCGCGTGTTCTTCGGGCCATCGCCGAAACGGGGATCGACGCCGATCCGTACGAGCGGGCGCTCCATGCGCTCTCGGAGGGCCCGCTCGAAGCGAGCCGAGGAAGAATCGCGTGGGCGGGCATTCGCACCGGCGGAGCGAGCCCCCGCATCAACGTCTACTTGGCGCCGCGCATCGTGGCGGACTACGGGCCCGCGTCGAAGGCGGGGCACTCGAGCGGGCGGATCGAGCTCACGCCGGAGGCCATCGTCCGCCGCAGTGAGCAGGAGCCGATCACGGCGCACCCGCTCCTCCAGCGCATCGCGCACGAACCGCTCGACATGGACCTCCTCACCCTCGTCATGTACAACGTGGGCGAGGCCATCCCACGCGACTTCGCGCGCCGGCTCGCGAGCATCACCGCGCGCGTGGAGGAGGACGCCATTCGGTCCGTCCTGGCCAAACAACTCAACGACGAGATGGGCAATGGGGATCCCAAACGCGCCCACAAGCTGCTATTCGAAGAGTTCTTGATCGGGCTCGCGCCATGGGTGCGCAATGGAACGCCGGATTGGCACGGACCGGACGCGCGCTGGCTCGAACCGGGGCGCGTCCTGGGGAAGGTACAAGAGGAGCTGTTCGTCCGGCGCGATCCGTACGAGGGGCTGGGCGCGGCGCTGGTGATGGAGGTGTATGGGAAGCACTTCGACACGTTCATCAACGCGCAGCTGCGGAGAAAGAGGGAGTCGCTCTCCAAATCCGTGCTCGAGTGGCTGAATTTGCACGAAGAGCTCGAGGTCGAGCACGTGGACGAGTCCTATGTGCTCGCCCGGCAAATCCCTAACGGTCCGAAGTCGCGCTCCGCCGTTCGTGGCGCCGAGGAGGCGGCGCGCGCGGCGTGGGCCTTCTTGGACGCCGTTCAGCGCATCGCATGA
- a CDS encoding LysE family translocator: MDHRFMIFLSAALVLALVPGPGILYVLARTLAGGRREGISSTLGTAVGGMVHVVAAAFGVSAILARSAVAFHTVKYMGAAYLVYVGLRTMFARDVEQAAAAATESAGPARGSVGHGRAFGQGIVTEVLNPKMALFFLSFIPQFVDTSRPFVFTQFISLGAISVALNSLSDLTVVLLAGWLGPRLMASAQRRRQQRIASGGVMVALGAYAAVADGPTSRP; encoded by the coding sequence ATGGACCATCGCTTCATGATTTTTCTGAGCGCCGCCCTCGTTTTGGCCCTCGTTCCCGGACCTGGAATTCTTTATGTTCTGGCACGCACGTTGGCCGGGGGAAGGCGCGAAGGAATTTCGTCGACCTTGGGTACCGCCGTGGGGGGGATGGTTCATGTCGTCGCCGCCGCGTTTGGCGTGTCGGCGATATTGGCGCGCTCGGCGGTGGCATTTCATACGGTGAAGTACATGGGCGCCGCGTACCTCGTGTACGTGGGGCTTCGAACCATGTTCGCGCGCGACGTGGAGCAGGCGGCCGCCGCGGCCACCGAGTCGGCCGGCCCGGCGCGCGGATCGGTGGGGCATGGGCGGGCCTTCGGGCAAGGGATCGTCACCGAGGTGCTCAATCCAAAGATGGCGCTCTTCTTCTTGTCGTTCATTCCGCAATTCGTGGACACGAGCCGCCCGTTCGTCTTTACGCAATTCATCTCGCTGGGCGCGATTTCGGTCGCCCTCAATTCGCTCTCCGATCTCACCGTGGTCTTGCTCGCGGGGTGGCTCGGCCCTCGCCTGATGGCATCGGCGCAGCGCCGGCGGCAGCAGCGCATCGCCTCGGGCGGCGTCATGGTCGCGCTGGGAGCCTATGCGGCGGTGGCGGACGGCCCGACATCCCGACCTTGA
- a CDS encoding glycoside hydrolase family 88 protein: protein MLSIAMLRTRVVFPLAALLPIACSNTYEADEPTGRPSANALRATNDGEGCSRTLDSDAQLRRAIDDAFAFAAMRLRETVRALMAAYPADYATYYPTHTFISGPQVGQWDFRPASRPQISSRVQDWRSGFFPGALWLVHHEHPRARDLLEFARAWTAGIEAIKDVPIDHDIGFRFRSSFGQALRLTRPADDPSGGYRAHAREVLLEAARTLDTRFDQGGIPVGAIRAEDDYPPAGPYPVYVDSMMNVPLLFEAAQLRGRRSAEARRWYEHGVTHATTVMRDNVRDDGSTYHIARYRDGTFGTPPDGRLYDKISDQGYGNETTWSRGQAWAIYGFALVHRFTRHDPRAETARFLRTAERAADYFLAHLPANDADPFNHREGDFVPPSDFDASRGEPPGPYNDANGDHVYGDRKPPTRAFTERDSSAAAIAARGLLELSELAREPSKRERYRRGARDILRSLLTFRGPDGNLLYLAKDPSPHRGLLANGSVAWGSGTNSLIYGDYYLLEAMSRYRAAAAAAAAHHCDCDCEREGERDDNGDDPP, encoded by the coding sequence ATGCTCTCCATTGCGATGCTGCGCACGCGCGTCGTCTTTCCGCTTGCGGCGCTGTTGCCGATTGCGTGCTCCAATACGTATGAGGCAGATGAACCTACGGGTCGGCCGAGCGCGAATGCCCTTCGCGCCACGAACGACGGCGAAGGGTGCAGCCGCACCCTCGACTCCGATGCACAGCTGCGACGTGCCATCGACGACGCCTTTGCCTTTGCGGCCATGCGGCTGCGCGAGACCGTGCGCGCGTTGATGGCCGCGTATCCTGCGGATTACGCGACATACTATCCAACGCACACCTTCATCAGCGGTCCCCAAGTCGGGCAGTGGGACTTTCGCCCGGCCTCCAGGCCGCAAATTTCGAGCCGCGTTCAGGATTGGCGCAGCGGCTTTTTTCCGGGTGCGCTCTGGCTCGTGCACCATGAACATCCGCGCGCGCGGGACCTGCTGGAATTCGCCCGCGCCTGGACCGCGGGCATCGAAGCGATCAAAGACGTACCGATCGATCACGACATCGGCTTCCGCTTTCGCTCGAGCTTTGGGCAAGCCCTTCGCCTGACCCGCCCCGCCGACGATCCCAGCGGCGGCTACCGTGCCCATGCGCGCGAGGTGTTGCTCGAGGCGGCGAGGACCCTCGATACGCGCTTCGACCAAGGCGGTATTCCGGTGGGCGCGATTCGCGCGGAGGACGATTATCCGCCGGCGGGGCCTTATCCCGTTTACGTCGATTCGATGATGAACGTGCCGCTCCTCTTCGAGGCCGCCCAGCTCCGCGGCCGGCGCTCGGCCGAGGCACGGCGGTGGTACGAGCACGGTGTGACGCACGCCACCACGGTGATGCGCGACAATGTCCGAGACGACGGGAGCACGTACCACATCGCGCGCTACCGCGATGGCACCTTTGGCACACCGCCCGATGGGCGCCTTTACGACAAGATATCCGACCAGGGTTACGGCAACGAGACCACCTGGTCGCGCGGTCAAGCGTGGGCCATCTACGGGTTTGCGCTCGTTCATCGGTTCACGCGGCACGATCCGCGCGCCGAGACGGCGCGTTTTCTGCGCACGGCCGAGAGGGCGGCCGATTACTTCCTCGCGCACCTGCCCGCCAACGACGCCGATCCGTTCAACCACCGGGAGGGCGATTTCGTCCCGCCCAGCGACTTCGATGCATCGCGGGGCGAACCTCCGGGCCCGTACAACGACGCCAACGGCGACCACGTCTACGGCGATCGCAAGCCGCCCACGCGCGCGTTCACGGAGCGCGACTCGTCCGCCGCCGCCATCGCCGCGCGCGGGCTGCTCGAGCTGAGCGAGCTCGCACGCGAGCCGTCGAAGCGGGAGCGCTACCGCCGCGGTGCGCGCGACATTCTAAGGTCCTTGCTCACCTTTCGCGGGCCCGACGGGAACCTGCTTTACCTCGCCAAAGACCCTTCGCCCCACCGCGGGCTGCTCGCCAACGGGTCGGTGGCTTGGGGAAGCGGCACCAATTCGCTCATCTACGGCGACTACTACCTGCTCGAGGCGATGAGCCGGTACCGCGCCGCCGCCGCCGCCGCCGCCGCCCATCATTGCGATTGCGATTGCGAGCGCGAGGGTGAACGCGACGACAACGGCGACGACCCGCCGTGA
- a CDS encoding DUF6528 family protein produces MKYHLLLTTLALTTLTGLSGCASDANDGARDPSSEGEITAQELTSIDQSAAPGDDAESDADDPSVVSNDDDGANETNLPRIEAAADGTETEDVPGEDADDAPASAALPIEEPSPSSVLLSDQIAATPYIGITEQHGDRIMVFPAGEFTWTNRTPSWSWGPNNAKTGTGKNAKLQIPKNLWGKFGNPSDIKFKKNGTLLLAASGGAVAIVRTKDRKLTFVAYPGGNPHAIETLPGKQIVTASSKGYLCVFSTAKSTDKTCEKTNFPLAHGLVWDGARKRLWVLGGTQLGSYSLNGSKLVLDKAYKVPGNGHDLSPDGPDTLLFSSTHNVYSFNRTTHTYRVLPNISPRNYVKGVDRHPVTKELLIARDHDLKDKVYGDDHVDHATPAGAHDTYVRKGAQIYKARWWVGR; encoded by the coding sequence ATGAAATATCACTTACTCCTTACCACCCTTGCACTTACCACCCTCACCGGCCTGTCGGGATGCGCGAGCGACGCGAACGACGGAGCCCGTGATCCTTCGTCCGAGGGCGAGATCACGGCGCAGGAGCTCACCTCCATCGACCAAAGCGCCGCGCCCGGCGACGACGCCGAGAGCGACGCCGACGATCCGTCCGTCGTCAGCAACGACGACGACGGCGCCAACGAGACGAACCTTCCGCGCATCGAGGCCGCGGCCGATGGCACCGAGACGGAGGACGTCCCGGGCGAGGACGCCGACGACGCACCGGCAAGCGCGGCCCTGCCGATCGAGGAACCGTCGCCCTCGAGCGTGCTGCTCTCGGACCAGATAGCCGCCACCCCGTACATCGGGATCACCGAGCAGCACGGCGACCGCATCATGGTCTTCCCGGCGGGCGAGTTCACGTGGACCAACCGCACCCCGAGCTGGTCGTGGGGCCCGAACAACGCAAAGACGGGGACGGGCAAGAATGCCAAGCTCCAGATCCCGAAGAACCTGTGGGGCAAGTTCGGCAACCCGAGCGACATCAAGTTCAAGAAGAACGGCACCCTCTTGCTCGCGGCATCGGGCGGCGCGGTGGCCATCGTGCGCACCAAGGACCGAAAGCTGACCTTCGTCGCCTACCCCGGCGGGAACCCGCACGCCATCGAGACCCTGCCCGGCAAACAGATCGTCACCGCCTCGAGCAAGGGCTACCTCTGCGTGTTCAGCACCGCGAAGAGCACCGACAAAACGTGCGAGAAGACCAACTTCCCCTTGGCGCACGGGCTCGTTTGGGACGGCGCGCGCAAGCGGCTATGGGTCCTCGGCGGCACGCAGCTCGGCTCGTACAGCTTGAATGGCAGCAAGCTCGTTTTGGACAAAGCCTACAAGGTCCCGGGCAACGGCCACGATCTCTCGCCCGACGGCCCCGATACGCTCCTCTTTTCGTCGACCCACAACGTCTATTCGTTCAACCGCACCACGCACACGTACCGGGTGCTCCCGAACATCAGCCCGCGCAACTACGTCAAGGGCGTCGATCGGCACCCCGTTACCAAGGAATTGCTCATCGCGCGCGATCACGACCTGAAGGACAAGGTGTACGGCGACGACCACGTCGATCACGCCACACCGGCGGGCGCGCACGATACGTACGTTCGAAAGGGCGCGCAGATCTACAAGGCGCGCTGGTGGGTCGGGCGCTGA
- a CDS encoding acetylserotonin O-methyltransferase: MTAAETALTSLLEETATGYMAASVLFAAVELGLIDALAEPCTVEELAQRTGATADGLARLCRVLAGMGLLHREGNRFLAPAPLRAVLGEQGDASIAAVLRHHHRHVAPLLSRLAEGVRSGKPQHAAWRFASAPPAEAPYAELARHPDEYATFLAAMDHASRGVGDAIVRTVDLSAVRSLVDLGGGGGQVARELLGALPLVRIEGFDVAAACSFARARSAAAGFSERHTVAPGDLLDECPVRDADAVLLSAILADWTSSERAIILRRAYDALRPGGRLLVSETLLDDDRRGPPKPAMLSLVMLVAMRGDQLTESELRAELAAAGFSSVRVHRMAPRDLVVAHR; encoded by the coding sequence ATGACGGCCGCCGAAACGGCCTTGACCTCGCTCCTCGAGGAGACGGCGACCGGATACATGGCCGCGTCGGTCCTCTTTGCGGCCGTGGAGCTGGGGTTGATCGATGCGCTCGCGGAGCCGTGCACGGTGGAGGAGCTGGCCCAGCGAACGGGGGCCACCGCCGATGGCCTCGCGCGACTGTGCCGCGTCCTCGCCGGCATGGGGCTCTTGCACCGCGAGGGCAATCGCTTTCTCGCGCCCGCGCCGCTGCGCGCGGTGCTCGGCGAGCAGGGGGACGCCTCCATCGCGGCGGTGCTCCGTCATCACCATCGGCATGTCGCGCCGCTGCTCTCACGGCTCGCGGAGGGGGTGCGCTCGGGAAAACCGCAGCACGCCGCGTGGCGCTTTGCGAGCGCGCCGCCCGCCGAGGCGCCGTACGCCGAGCTCGCGCGCCACCCCGATGAATATGCGACCTTTCTTGCCGCCATGGATCATGCGAGCCGCGGGGTCGGCGATGCCATCGTGCGCACCGTCGATCTCTCGGCGGTGCGATCCTTGGTCGACCTTGGCGGCGGCGGCGGACAGGTGGCGCGCGAGCTGCTCGGTGCGCTTCCCCTCGTCCGGATCGAGGGCTTCGACGTAGCGGCCGCATGCTCGTTCGCCCGAGCGCGATCGGCCGCCGCCGGGTTCTCCGAACGGCACACCGTCGCGCCCGGCGATCTCCTGGACGAGTGCCCCGTGCGCGACGCCGACGCGGTGCTTCTATCCGCCATATTGGCGGACTGGACGTCGAGCGAGCGCGCCATCATTCTCCGGCGCGCGTACGACGCCCTGCGCCCCGGCGGGCGTCTCCTGGTCAGCGAGACCTTGCTCGACGACGATCGCCGCGGGCCGCCGAAGCCGGCCATGTTGTCGCTGGTGATGCTGGTCGCCATGCGGGGCGATCAGCTCACCGAGAGCGAGCTCCGGGCCGAGCTTGCGGCGGCGGGTTTTTCATCCGTGCGCGTGCATCGAATGGCGCCGCGCGACCTGGTGGTGGCGCATCGATAG